The Sulfurimonas hydrogeniphila genome includes a window with the following:
- a CDS encoding thiamine pyrophosphate-dependent enzyme gives MSEMKKIKNLKEFSTSADRFEGANLLCPGCAHSIIVREVLNATNDDLVLSASTGCLEVCTAVYPYTSWDASWIHIGFENGSTAVAGAEAMYNALKRKGRLKQPDRNPKFVSFAGDGASYDIGFQWISGCMERGHNMMHVVLDNEVYANTGGQRSSSTPIGSSTTTAPAGRVSYGEKKNKKDMVSIMASHGIPYAAQVAPNKWKDMVKKIQHGMAVEGPVFINAVSPCTTEWKFDPKDTMLLTDLATDSLVFPLYEIIDGHELNITYRPKSVIPVEEYLAAQGRFKHLFKDEYKHLIKEWQERVDANWEYLNRREEARV, from the coding sequence ATGAGTGAAATGAAAAAAATTAAAAACTTAAAAGAGTTTTCTACATCAGCAGACCGTTTTGAAGGGGCAAACCTTCTTTGCCCTGGTTGTGCACACTCTATCATTGTTCGTGAAGTTTTAAATGCAACGAATGATGACCTGGTTCTTTCAGCATCTACCGGATGTTTAGAAGTTTGTACAGCAGTGTATCCTTATACTTCATGGGATGCTTCATGGATTCACATCGGTTTTGAAAACGGCTCAACTGCTGTTGCAGGAGCTGAAGCCATGTATAATGCATTAAAACGCAAAGGCCGTCTCAAGCAGCCTGACCGTAACCCTAAATTCGTATCTTTTGCCGGCGACGGTGCTTCTTACGATATCGGTTTTCAGTGGATTTCAGGCTGTATGGAGCGTGGGCACAATATGATGCATGTTGTTTTAGATAATGAAGTATATGCAAATACGGGCGGACAGCGTTCCTCTTCAACACCGATCGGTTCAAGCACAACAACTGCACCGGCAGGTCGTGTAAGCTACGGTGAGAAGAAAAACAAAAAAGACATGGTAAGCATTATGGCAAGCCACGGTATTCCGTATGCGGCGCAGGTAGCTCCAAACAAATGGAAAGATATGGTGAAAAAAATCCAACACGGTATGGCAGTGGAGGGGCCTGTATTTATCAATGCAGTTTCTCCTTGTACGACTGAGTGGAAATTTGACCCAAAAGATACGATGCTGTTAACGGACCTTGCGACTGATTCGTTGGTATTTCCGCTTTATGAAATCATTGACGGGCATGAGTTAAACATAACATACAGACCAAAAAGCGTTATTCCTGTTGAAGAATATTTAGCTGCACAGGGACGTTTCAAGCATCTTTTTAAAGATGAATACAAACATCTTATTAAAGAGTGGCAAGAGCGTGTCGATGCAAACTGGGAGTATCTAAACCGCCGAGAAGAAGCTCGCGTTTAA
- a CDS encoding 2-oxoacid:ferredoxin oxidoreductase subunit alpha, translating to MAFDKMELRDIEVWDGNFAAAQAMRQCQIDVVSAYPITPSTPIVEGYAKFLADNYVEGEFVMVESEHAAMSGCIGAAAAGGRVATATSSQGFALMVETLYQASGMRLPIVLNVVNRALAAPLNVNGDHSDMYLGRDCGWIQLDAYCPQDAYDLNFIAFKVAEDHDVRLPCMVHQDGFMTSHTAQGVHTLDDDTAYSFVGDFKPMNDMLDFEHPVTHGVQTEEDWHFEHKARQHNDLMTKVMPKIQAAFDEFEKLSGRKYNIVEKYDMDDADVCVVCMGTSVETAREVASEMREKGVKAGVVGLRVIRPFPFFEIQEALKDVKAIAALDRSSPNGAPGMLFNEIAGALFNTDTKALLSGYIYGLGGRDLTKRHLTDLYTELQANADAGKVLTPLQQFIGVRGPKLQFL from the coding sequence ATGGCATTTGATAAAATGGAATTAAGAGATATCGAAGTATGGGATGGAAACTTTGCAGCTGCGCAGGCAATGAGACAGTGTCAAATTGATGTTGTTTCCGCATACCCGATTACGCCGTCAACTCCTATAGTTGAGGGATATGCAAAATTTTTGGCAGACAACTATGTCGAGGGTGAATTCGTAATGGTTGAGTCTGAACATGCGGCAATGTCGGGATGTATCGGTGCTGCAGCTGCCGGCGGGCGTGTTGCTACCGCAACATCTTCACAGGGTTTTGCTTTAATGGTTGAAACGCTTTATCAGGCTTCCGGTATGCGTTTGCCGATTGTCTTAAATGTCGTAAACCGTGCATTGGCTGCACCGCTGAACGTAAATGGTGACCATTCAGATATGTATCTTGGACGCGACTGCGGTTGGATACAGCTTGATGCATACTGCCCTCAGGATGCGTATGACTTGAACTTTATCGCTTTTAAAGTGGCTGAAGATCATGATGTGAGACTGCCGTGTATGGTACATCAGGATGGTTTCATGACTTCACATACAGCACAGGGTGTGCATACACTCGATGATGATACCGCATACAGTTTTGTAGGTGATTTCAAGCCTATGAACGATATGCTTGATTTTGAACACCCGGTAACACACGGAGTACAAACAGAAGAAGACTGGCATTTTGAACATAAAGCACGCCAGCATAATGACCTTATGACAAAAGTAATGCCAAAGATTCAAGCAGCCTTTGATGAGTTCGAGAAACTCTCAGGACGCAAATACAATATCGTTGAAAAATATGATATGGATGATGCGGATGTGTGTGTTGTATGTATGGGTACTTCAGTGGAAACTGCCCGTGAAGTGGCAAGCGAGATGAGAGAAAAGGGTGTTAAGGCCGGTGTTGTCGGACTTCGTGTTATTCGGCCGTTTCCGTTTTTTGAAATTCAAGAAGCGCTTAAAGATGTAAAAGCTATAGCAGCACTTGACCGTTCGTCTCCAAACGGAGCGCCGGGTATGCTCTTTAATGAAATTGCGGGTGCACTTTTTAACACAGATACAAAAGCCTTACTTTCGGGTTACATTTATGGTCTTGGCGGGAGAGATTTAACAAAAAGACATCTCACAGACCTGTATACTGAACTGCAGGCAAATGCTGATGCCGGCAAGGTGCTTACTCCACTACAACAATTTATCGGTGTTCGTGGACCGAAATTACAATTTTTATAG
- a CDS encoding pyruvate flavodoxin oxidoreductase subunit gamma, translating into MLEIRWHSRAGQGAVTGAKGLADVISTTGKHVQAFAFYGSAKRGAAMTAYNRVDDKVIMNHEKYMEPDYVFVIDPALVYTTDVTVNGKDNTKYIITTHMSTEELVASQPKLEGKDVYTVDCIKIAQETIGRPIPNTPMLGAFMKVSGMYDIEFFKENMMRILDKLPKKIVDANMIAIQRAYDEVK; encoded by the coding sequence ATGCTAGAGATTAGATGGCATAGTCGTGCTGGCCAAGGTGCTGTTACAGGTGCCAAGGGTTTGGCAGACGTTATTTCTACAACTGGTAAACATGTACAGGCATTTGCGTTTTACGGTTCTGCAAAACGTGGAGCTGCAATGACAGCATATAATCGTGTGGATGATAAAGTAATCATGAATCATGAAAAATATATGGAGCCTGATTATGTCTTTGTCATAGATCCCGCTTTGGTATACACAACAGATGTTACGGTAAACGGGAAAGACAATACAAAATACATCATTACAACGCATATGAGTACAGAAGAACTTGTCGCCTCTCAGCCAAAACTTGAGGGCAAAGATGTTTACACGGTTGACTGTATTAAAATTGCGCAAGAAACGATTGGGCGTCCTATTCCTAATACACCGATGCTTGGTGCTTTTATGAAGGTATCGGGTATGTATGATATTGAATTCTTTAAAGAGAATATGATGAGAATATTAGATAAACTGCCTAAGAAAATTGTTGATGCAAATATGATCGCCATACAGCGCGCATATGATGAAGTAAAATAA
- a CDS encoding HAD family hydrolase, translating to MIILFDLDGTLIDSTEAILESFHNSFAVHGFSVPDDAQIKALIGHPLDVMYRELGVDEALVLDFVTTYKEHYREISTQKTKLLPNAKEAVEAAAAFASLGIVTTKTGKYSRILMEHFGLMDKFEVLVGREHVQNPKPHAEPILKALQSFDTKNKEIWMIGDTQMDLLSAKNAGVNSIGVLSGYEEKKSLKKFSDIIFNDSLDAIGYLKSRKTAHFIV from the coding sequence GTGATAATATTATTTGATTTGGACGGCACACTTATAGACTCGACAGAGGCAATTTTGGAGAGTTTTCACAACTCTTTTGCAGTGCACGGCTTCTCTGTACCCGATGATGCACAGATAAAGGCGCTTATCGGCCATCCTTTGGATGTAATGTACAGAGAACTCGGGGTGGATGAAGCGCTTGTTTTGGATTTTGTCACTACCTACAAAGAGCATTACAGAGAAATTTCCACGCAAAAAACAAAACTCCTGCCCAATGCCAAAGAGGCCGTAGAAGCGGCAGCAGCATTTGCTTCTTTGGGAATAGTGACAACAAAAACAGGAAAATATTCCCGGATTTTAATGGAACATTTCGGATTAATGGATAAATTTGAGGTCCTTGTAGGCAGAGAACATGTGCAAAATCCCAAACCGCATGCGGAACCGATTTTAAAAGCTCTGCAGAGTTTTGATACAAAAAACAAAGAGATATGGATGATCGGAGATACACAGATGGATCTGTTGTCGGCAAAAAATGCCGGTGTCAATTCCATCGGTGTTTTGAGTGGATATGAAGAGAAAAAAAGTTTAAAAAAGTTTTCTGACATTATATTTAATGATTCTTTGGATGCAATCGGTTACCTGAAAAGTAGAAAAACCGCACACTTTATAGTATAA
- a CDS encoding 4Fe-4S dicluster-binding protein, which translates to MANTGWDEFEIGAMLRTFDGAVEDIAGTLQEDRPYSQNSSFSASVADWRIEKPVFNKDFCIDCQFCWVYCPDISIISRDKKVVGVDMDHCKGCGICVEVCPTNPKSLLMFPEQADEETEIANWPAKETKEK; encoded by the coding sequence ATGGCAAATACAGGTTGGGACGAATTTGAAATCGGAGCAATGCTTCGTACATTTGATGGTGCAGTAGAAGATATTGCGGGTACACTCCAAGAAGACCGTCCGTATTCACAAAACAGCTCTTTTTCTGCAAGTGTTGCTGACTGGAGAATTGAAAAACCGGTTTTTAATAAAGATTTTTGTATTGATTGCCAATTTTGCTGGGTCTACTGTCCGGATATTTCAATTATTTCAAGAGACAAAAAGGTTGTGGGCGTAGATATGGATCACTGTAAAGGATGCGGAATTTGTGTTGAGGTTTGTCCTACAAACCCAAAATCACTTTTAATGTTTCCGGAACAGGCAGACGAAGAGACAGAAATAGCAAATTGGCCTGCTAAAGAGACAAAGGAGAAATAG